GCTCTGCAGGACTTGAATCCATGACGGCGTAGCGTGTTactaatggttttctttgagactgtggtcccagctctcttcCGGTCGTTGACCAGGTCCTGCTGTGTAGCTCTGGGCTGATCCCTCTTTTTCCTCATAGTCATTGATgccccacgaggtgagatcttgcatagAGATTGACCATcatcttgaacttcttccatGTTCTAATTGCGCCAACAGTTAttaccttctcaccaagctgcttgccagttgtcctgtagcccatcccagcctGGTGCAGGTCTACCATTCTATCCCTGATGTTCttccacagctctctggtcttggccattgtggagaggtttgagtgtgtggacaggtgtcttttctACAGGTAACgagttcaaacaggtgcagGTAATACAGGTAACgagtggagaacaggagggcttcttagagagaaactaacaggtctgtgagagccggaattcttactggttggtaggtgatcaaatacttatgcaataaaatgcaaattaattatttaaaaatcatacaaagagattttctggatttttgttttagattccgtctcatagttgaagtgtacctatgataagAAATTACAGacctacatgctttgtaagtaggaaaaactgcaaaatcagcagtgtatcaaatacttgttctccccactgtattATAAATGATACCGTTTATGTTAAACCTTGATCTTGAAAGTATTTAGTTATAAAAATCAATGTAATGGAGTCGAAATGTAAAGTAGCAAACAGAGCTTGTGTCTAAAAAGTTAAGTGGGATTAACTCAACTTGAATTTAAGTACAGGACTTCTAATAAATAATTCAGGACAACAATTTGTTTTCTCCCAATCCctcttaataaaataaaaatataaggaCTTATTTTAGTAATGAAAATTACCCCACGTGGAaagtttgtggagctgatattacatggcagaaaaaaaaaaatatatatatatatatatatatatatacagtatatatagtgaacttaaatatatttttatatttcatttgaGAGTTGTACATGTCCCCAACAAATGTGATTTCTGATAAAGACAAAACATTCTGGAAGATGGACTATTTTGCCCATTAaacaaatcttttatttttcatttgaaatcaaTGCACAGTATTTCATTTAAAgttgccctgccacacaaaaccgttttttttttttttttttttatatgttaggtccatatgtgtttgtgttacgtgaatgtgcaaatgaaccgctccctcctctgtcagctctaccaccagaaataagaggagaaatagcttggtcagtctgatgtcatgttgcctgagctcattactattcatgagctcgcccggTTGCACTGGGTAAaagatgctgatagccaggctctcattggctagctgttagccaatcagagtcaagcagcttagcttgttgaatattaatgagaactggcacaaatcaagtcttcctgcaggctttctatagcacactagaatggcttggaATGTTCCCATGGTAGAACACAAAGTAATACTATTAATAATAGTATACACAACGGATGTCTCCTTCAAGAGATTCTGTCACCTTTGTTGTCTGTTAATGTCTTCAAAGTCAGATAAAAAATATTtccattaaaacaaaatctatGAACgtgtaaagtttttttcttaaattcttAAAAACTGAAAGGATAAAGACTTAAAAGCAGCACAGCATGTTTGATTTTTActatttaatttgtttacaTCTGTACAGTAGGTATGCATTCAACATGAAACTCAATTCAAATCTCCCAATATATTATTTGTAATTAAagcagttaaataaaaatgacataaatagctaACTTTAAATGATTGAGCGTGTCTATTGTTCCTAAGTGCTAAAACACGCTAtacttaaataaataagtttacaTAAATCACAACGCAACAGCTGatcaagacaacaaaaatgGGGAAACTAGGAAGCTAAATATAGCGTATTTACTACAGAAATGCTACAATCACACAGtgacataaaataaacaataaaatgcatCCACAGCTTTTCATCTCGGGgaaatacaaatacaggtttgacAAATACAGCAGGGCAACATCCAGCGGATATAACCTCAGTTTAATAGCATCTATGGTTTGTACATTCAGTATTTAAGGATATGATTCGTGCAACTCCGCTGTTTAAGGACGATAAAAACTACTTTtgctgaaaaacagaaaacaaaacttaaCCCTTTTACAGCCTACAGTCATGTTACATACGGGATGTAATCCATTACATTGTCATTTAAATGTCACCTGAAATAGGAGAAAAGCAGCAGTTCATACAGGGTCTAACACACCCGAAACGCCACGTGCTTTAGTGACAGCTTCAGATAGCTGTGTATCTGTGGACAATGTTGCACGAAACGTTACATTTGAAGAATGCATTAGGATGGAAACTGTAAGAGGTGTACggcatttcattttaaactgaCATGATCAAGCAATCTGCTACACATGATTTAGTCCCGGTACTTTCTCAATGTGAACAGTGGACCAATACAAGCGCTTGTTACTGTGTAGAAGTCACAGTAttgagtttctcttttttttttctcttcttcttcttcctggaTTTGTCTCAGCAGCGACCACATTACAGTATTGAATACTGTACGCAtccaacctctctctctctctctctctttgctgcATAGGTTAGGACGATATCATGTACACAGCGGAAATGTATGACAAGCACAGGTCAGGAAGGCTTCTCTAAACACGAGGTCATCTCAATCTCCATTCTAAGGCATGTTTACAGTACGCGCAGCATTGTCATCTTTGACATTTTGGCATCTTAAACACAGTGGGATATGCAGATTGTGGTTGCTCGTGGGCGTGGCTGACACACAGCACAATCATCCATGCATGTACTTTAGACGTCACATACTTGCACTTTACTTAAGATGGGCGGCtacataaaaagaaaaccttttgaAAAGGTTACATACTTGAAGCACAAAGTCATGCTTTTGGTCCTAAATGCCAGGAAAGAGTAGTTTAGCAGATAAAAATACttgatattctttttttatgggaTGTGTTGCCTCCTCAGAAAGCATCCTTAATGTTCTTCAGCTGCCGAACAGCCAGGTCCACCGGGAGGTTGAACTTGAGGTGGCTGATGCGGCCCAGGATTCGCAGGGCTCCTTCGAAGCCGGTCTGGGCCATGTAGCTCCAGCACTGGTAGTGCGGGTGTATCAGAGTCCCAGACTTGCACAGCAGGTTGAGCCACGACACCAGCCGCTGCTCGTTCAGAGCCATGCACACCAGCGCTTTGAACTCGGTGTCCGGCCCTCGTTTGTAGCGTCCGTGCTCCTTCAGCACGGTGTGAACGGCCCACAGCAGAGACTGTTTTGGGGTGACGGTCACCGGGCCGCCCCCTACAGGCAGGCTGAAGGACTGGGAAAGCTGGCGGGCCGGTGTCTCCACAAATGCTTTCCCGTTTTTGGAGTGGTAgaacttaacaaagagttcccACGGGTGCATGTTCTGTGGGGCTGGTCTGTAAGGCAGCAGGCAGGAGATGGGGGCCAGCACCAGGCTCATGGTCTGGGAGGGGGAGAAGAGGCCGTGAGCCAACAAGTCTTTCAGAGCGACCGCCAGCTCCTTCCTCACCGCCGCCGTCAGCTCGTCTCGAGGTCCCAGCGCCGAGTTGCTGGTGTAGTTGACGACGTGTTCGAGGGACGGCTGTCTGCACGAGCCCAGCACCCGCACCTTGTCCACCGCTGCCTCCAGACGCTGCAGCAGGGGCCCGTAGTCCTGCTGCGTCGACTCCTGAGGCCACATGTTCTGAGGAAGGTGGCCCGGCGCGCAGCCAAACTGGCTGGCAGCGAAGATCTGCAGCACGGCGAGGGCCTTCTGGATCAGCTGCAGGCCGGTCTCACGCATCTTCTGGGCCTGCTCTGGGTCCACTGCAGTCAGGGACGAGAACCAGAACAACATACTTCTATCAAGTAAAGCTGCCTTTTGTATAGGGCTCATTCAGAGCTTACCAgttaacccgtgtgttgtcttccattcaATTATGTACCTGTCgtcctgaaaatcaacactttttctgatgtttttgtcgcttttaaCAACACCTTTTCTGatgtttgttgcttttctcaacacttgtgtctcttttttttcaatgtttttggctctttttttatgtttaacactTCTTTTCTCAACCATGTAGaaacaccaacttattaccaGTTTAACATgtactacattttttttgaaattcctgGTCAATAATCCTCatgtataggaaattatacctaattcttaagttaaaaaagcagaaattttgaattatttagacaaataattaatcatttttttccaaatgcatttattttttattttttattaaaaacccaaaagtcaatgaaagtagagatcctATGTTTTGTTGTACTTGCAAACCACgatgtgtggaatcaatcatggtATTTTTGGGTTGTTCAATTTAGAAACccttatttctgatatagatattttgaaaaatgggttaaatttgacccaaagacaacacaagggttaatacattttttaaaacctatttaggCCATTGGTTGAACACTGTACAGCCGGGCTGTTTCAGCCAGATCTTAACTCCAAATCTCGTCTTCTACTGGTTTTTATTATTACGAAGAATCAGCGGTAGCTGTAGTTAGAGATCGGAGCTGACTGACCTTTCTTCTTCACTCCTGGAGTTCTGGCATTGGCCCCTGCTGCTTGCGGCTGCTGGCTGTGTCCATCTGATAACAGAGGGTTCCCCACCTCATCTatagaaaggaaaggaaaaatcTTTAATCCaacttaaatgaaaacaaacaagcatgcgCTGAAACAGGAGATTCTCATTCTTGGCAGACAGTCTGGACCATGTCTGGGACTGCGTACCCTGGATGAAGTTGATGAACATCTCCAGGTCTCTGATCTGGGTTTTGAGCTGATCCACCAGCTGCTCTTTGACCCGGGCTGGGTTCACTATCTGAGCGATGGCAGCGTCCACTCTCTGCCTCAGCTCCTCGGGTGACAGGTTCCCGATGTCCTCGTTCAGGTTCACGTCCAGCTTTTTGATCAACTCGTCAATGATGACCTGAAGAGACAGATTGAAGGCTAAATAAAGTTGGATTTGgaccatgacatggtgctctttggatgcttttatatacagtggctagaataggtttacacacccatgctacggttgattaaaaagaggaataataaaaaaaaaaaatacatacccttcaccatacttAGAgcttggcatggttttatttcagtcagCTTattagctggtttgatttgcatggagagatgatcttatggaaagttccccatgccaatttttaggtatggtgaagggtatgtgatgatatggggctattttaaGTGACATTTAAGTAAAATGTTCATGCCAGGGGACCTTTAAGCATTACGATCAAATTGATCGTAAAAGacgattttttttattcttctttttagtcaactttagcattggTTCATAAAACTTATGAGCATCATTGTATATGTTGGGCCTCTCCGCCAAGGAGATTCTGTTTTTGGGTTTGGTTTATCCGTATctttgttggttggttggtttgtgaGCAGGATTATGGAAAAACTACCCGGcccattttttttaaggaaaccTGGTGGAAAGGGTTAGCATGGACCAAGGAATGGTAGGAATAACATTTTGGAGCAGATCCAAATCACGTGGGTGGTGGATACACTATTTTCCACTTTTGTTTGCtctgcattcatgtggtgttgGAATAATGGAAATATTCACACTGCATTAACGTTGTGGGATAGGGCGTGCCTTGGAGGAGGTCTAGTCTGGGATGTTACAATCATTTGGAGTGTGAGGATTAAAGGCCGATCAGACAACCTGCAGCCGGTATGACACATCTACACGTGATAGGATTAAACCCAGATTCGGTGGCAATTTTTGCATGGCTACATTTCCACAATCCCACCTTCTGTCTCTCCATGACGACAGACTGCGGCAGCGAGTCGTAGCTGCCCTCCTGATAGGCGTAGCGCTCCAGATCATCCAGCTGTGTCTTCAGTTGGAAAATGAGATCCTTCTGTTTTTCCCTCTGGGCCTCCAGGCGctccctcttctccctctcactctgacaggagggaaaacaacaacatatgtgTTATTAGTCACAGATCTTTGCAAAAAAGTTGTTTGCAATTGTATTCCTTTTCCAGCCTAGCAGCTCTTCGCAGTCAAGATGTATCCAACTTTAATTTCCAAGTCGGTGTAGCAATTTATCATATATTTAGCTGCATCATTTTTTACTTGTGTCACAACAttaacacagaaatacacacaccaaACTCTCGAAGAGACATCCAATATCATACTCACCAGATCCCCCTGTAAGTAAAGCATGCAGCAAGGGAGAAATGAGATAAAAAAGACCTTTAGGGTGGGGAATACGGTGAGAAATAGTTCCAAATAATAGTTACGTGAGCCCGAGACTTTACTTCAGTTCAGACTAAATGTAAAGAGACAAGGAGTCAACAAAGTCAGCGACAAAGCAGGTTTTCTTCGACATGACATGAGTACACAGAAGCCTTTATTAAACAGATAGGGATCTGCTGGAGGCATTTTCATTGAGCCTGCAGCTCTGTGCGTCAacacaaaagcaacattttccaCCAGAGATAAGAGATCAATGGGAACACACAGCAGAGGTGGGCGCAGCAGCCTCGAGTGTGACGCAACAAGCAcgctttattatttttttatcagaaaCCTCACAGCCACTGAAGTGATGCACTTCAGGTAATATGACTGGGCTTAACACCACAGAGAGTCACTGTGCGTGCCTGTTTTTATACCTATGCATATATATCTGGTGAGTATAGAGTGTCCACATATGTGTCTATGAGTGTTAAATATATCTGTGAGGCCGACACAACCTGCAATTAACCACTACTTTCACTATTGATCAATCTGTCTTTCTCAAATCATTGATTATTACTAGTTTGAAAATGTCGAAAAATACAGATTTTCTCCAACTTACACAGACATTTGCAGTTAACTGTCACATACGACAAAGAAAATCCCCCCAATCGTCTTGACTAAGAGGCAGGATGTAGGGAGTGTTATGCacttttgcttaaaaaaaagattattatatTAAGATATTATAATagttgattatttttctttcagatgaattgctgtgacacacacacacactttttggtAGAGACACAGTTGTTTTGGATGGAAATACTACACTAGTACAGTCCTAAATCTATGCTAATACAAGTAATAAAGATTAGAATATCTAATTCAAGGATATTCTATTATTTCAGTTGTATGTTTTTGACTGTCATCTTTTCCTGGCGTGCACTCAGGGAGTGTAGAAGAGTGTGTCTCATCACGGTGGTTGTATTTTGCGGAATGAAGTCATGAGCAGCAGTCTCACCGAGTTCTCCAGCTGGTGGGCATCCTGAGCTCGGCAGCCCACGACATGCGGGCAGCCCCTGAAGGCGAACTCCTCCAGCTCGGCCAGcatcctctccttctcctcggTCTGGGCGTGAACTATCTGCTTCAGTCGGAACTGAACCTGGGCA
The nucleotide sequence above comes from Etheostoma spectabile isolate EspeVRDwgs_2016 chromosome 15, UIUC_Espe_1.0, whole genome shotgun sequence. Encoded proteins:
- the rundc1 gene encoding RUN domain-containing protein 1 isoform X1; amino-acid sequence: MSTEELSASDSEAALAGAGVRWAPVGAVASPEEESGSGSAGRPKQRGSSSATDEEMAARLEKLEEEQDLLNSSLLALTSHFAQVQFRLKQIVHAQTEEKERMLAELEEFAFRGCPHVVGCRAQDAHQLENSGDLSEREKRERLEAQREKQKDLIFQLKTQLDDLERYAYQEGSYDSLPQSVVMERQKVIIDELIKKLDVNLNEDIGNLSPEELRQRVDAAIAQIVNPARVKEQLVDQLKTQIRDLEMFINFIQDEVGNPLLSDGHSQQPQAAGANARTPGVKKKVDPEQAQKMRETGLQLIQKALAVLQIFAASQFGCAPGHLPQNMWPQESTQQDYGPLLQRLEAAVDKVRVLGSCRQPSLEHVVNYTSNSALGPRDELTAAVRKELAVALKDLLAHGLFSPSQTMSLVLAPISCLLPYRPAPQNMHPWELFVKFYHSKNGKAFVETPARQLSQSFSLPVGGGPVTVTPKQSLLWAVHTVLKEHGRYKRGPDTEFKALVCMALNEQRLVSWLNLLCKSGTLIHPHYQCWSYMAQTGFEGALRILGRISHLKFNLPVDLAVRQLKNIKDAF
- the rundc1 gene encoding RUN domain-containing protein 1 isoform X2 yields the protein MSTEELSASDSEAALAGAGVRWAPVGAVASPEEESGSGSAGRPKQRGSSSATDEEMAARLEKLEEEQDLLNSSLLALTSHFAQVQFRLKQIVHAQTEEKERMLAELEEFAFRGCPHVVGCRAQDAHQLENSSEREKRERLEAQREKQKDLIFQLKTQLDDLERYAYQEGSYDSLPQSVVMERQKVIIDELIKKLDVNLNEDIGNLSPEELRQRVDAAIAQIVNPARVKEQLVDQLKTQIRDLEMFINFIQDEVGNPLLSDGHSQQPQAAGANARTPGVKKKVDPEQAQKMRETGLQLIQKALAVLQIFAASQFGCAPGHLPQNMWPQESTQQDYGPLLQRLEAAVDKVRVLGSCRQPSLEHVVNYTSNSALGPRDELTAAVRKELAVALKDLLAHGLFSPSQTMSLVLAPISCLLPYRPAPQNMHPWELFVKFYHSKNGKAFVETPARQLSQSFSLPVGGGPVTVTPKQSLLWAVHTVLKEHGRYKRGPDTEFKALVCMALNEQRLVSWLNLLCKSGTLIHPHYQCWSYMAQTGFEGALRILGRISHLKFNLPVDLAVRQLKNIKDAF